The region ATCTCTAACATTTTTTACAATTTCTTCGTACGTTATTTCACGCATCAGCAATTCCTCTTTGTTAAATATATACACTAAAAGTATATTTATGAAACACAGTTTAGCACTCTTTTTATAATAGTGCTCATAATACATATTTATTTTTAAATATATAACAAAATGTGTAATATCTACACACTTTACTTTTACTAAATCATCAAAAAGGTGTAGAATCTACACAAAAAAATTATTTTCTTTTAAAATATTAATTCCATCTCTAATTGAATCAACCGATATTTTAAACTTAGCTTTTGTATCTTCTTCTAAATTTAACTCTATTATTTTCTCAACACCATTACTTCCTAAAACAACAGGAACACCAACACAAACATCTTTATATCCATATTCTCCATCAAGAAGCACTGAAGATGGCATCACTATTTGACTATCATCCAACATAGCCTCTACCATAACAGCTATAGCTCTTCCAGGAGCGTAGTATGCTGAAGTTCCTAAACGTTTTACTATCTCAGCTCCACCGTCTTTAGTTCTAGCAATGATATCTTCCATGTCTTTTTTTGTAACAATTTGATCAAGTGGAACACCACCAACTGCTGATATTTGAGGTAATGGTATCATATGTTGACCGTGATCACCTATTAACATCGCCCTAGTTTGCCCAGATCCATAACCAACTATTTTATGCATTTCATATGCCATTCTTGCACCATCGAGTGCTCCTGCCATACCAATTATTCTTCTTCTATCCCAACCAGTCATCTGATGAGCTACGTATGTCATAATATCTAGTGGATTTGAAACACATAAAATAATAGCATCTGGAGAGTATTTCATAACATTTGTAACTACATCTTTCATGATTTTTGCATTTATCATAAGAAGATCCGCTCTTGTCATTTCGCTTTTTCTTGGTACACCTGCAGTTATTACAACAATATCACAATCTTTTAGTTCACTAGCATCTACAGCAGCTGTTACGATTGTTCCTCTTGGGGAATAACTTGTAGATTGTCCAATATCCATAGCTTTTCCAATAGCAAGATCACTGTTGATGTCATAAAGTATAACTTCATGACATCTTCCTGTCATTGTTAGACTATATGCTGCAGTTGCACCAACAAACCCTGCTCCAACAATACCTACTTTTCTACCTACCATAATAGTGTCCTTTAAATTTATTTATACTCTGTTTTCTTGCTTAACAGCTAGGTTATAACTTTATTTTTAAATATAGTATCACTATTTTACTTTGAAGAAAATCCATCATGAATATTTTATTGATAGCTATAAAAAGATACAAAAAAAAGAGTTTTTGTGAGAATAGAGCCATTTGAATTGGCTCTAATATTATTTAGTATAAAAATTATTAGTATATAAAGCTTGAATAAGTTCTTTAACGCTACCTACAGATTTTGCAAATTTTCTATCTTGATCATCATTAAGATTAGCTTCTATTACTTTTTCAGCTCCCTTAGCTCCAATCATAACAGGTACACCACTAACAACATCACTGTAACCATATTCACCATTAAGCATAACTGCACATGGATAAATCTGTTTCATATCAGTAAGAACGGCTTCAACCATCAATGCAGTACATTTTGCAGGAGCATAATAAGCACTTCCATCTTTTAATAGCCCAACTATTTCAGCTCCACCTTTTTTGGTTTTTTCAACTATTTCATTGATATCATCCCAAGTTAATAAATCTGTAAGAGGAACACCTGCAACAGTTGAAAACCTTGGTAATGGAACCATATCATCACCATGTCCACCCATAACAGAACATCTAATCTGCCCTGCTCCATAACCTAACTTCTCATATACAAAATGAGCCATTCTAGCACTATCTAAAATTCCAGCCATTCCAAGAACTCTGCTTCTATCCCAACCGGTCTCTTTTAGAGCTACGTAAACCATTACGTCAAGTGGATTTGATACAGGAATAATAACAGCATTTGGCGATGAAACTTTTATAACACTCATTACATCTTTCATTATAGTGGCATTTTTAATAAGTAAGTCATCTCTACTCATACCTGGAAGTCTTGGACTACCTGCTGTTATTACAACAACATCACAATCTTTTACATCTTCTAGTGTCTCAGCAACTGTAATAACTGTATGTTTTCTAGCAGCTTGTGCTGCTTGAGATAAATCCAATGCTTTACCTCTTGCCTTATCAACATCATTTGCTCTTAAAATAACTTCATGACAAGAACCACTCATCGCTAAAGAATATGCTACTGACGAACCGACATTACCTACGCCTACAATTCCTACTCTTTTACCTCTCATGGTACTCCTTTTGATATGTTTTAGTAAATAATTAAAAACTACATTATATCCGTATTCTTTAAATATTTACTAAGTGAGAGTTAAAATATTAACTCTCACAAAAATTTTAACTATATTGAATCAATAATAGCGTTAAGTGTAGCAGATGGACGCATTGCAGCTTCAGCTTTAGCATCATCTGGATGAAAATAGCCACCTATATCTTTTGGACTTCCCTCAGAAGCTAAAAGTTCAGCGATAATTTTATCTTCATTTTCACTCAAAGATGCAGATACAGGAGCAAATTTTGCAGCTAACTCAGCATCTTTACCTTCTGAAAGTGCTTTTGCCCAATACTGAGCTACAAAAAAGTGAGAAGCTTTATTATCTGGCTCACCACATTTACGTGAAGGCTCTTTTGAATTATCTAAGTAGCTATCGTTTGCAACATCTAAAGCAGCAGTTAAAGCTGCAAGTTTTGAATCATTATTTTTCTGACCAATAAAACGTAAGGACTCAGCTAGTGCCAAAAATTCTCCTAAAGAATCCCAACGAAGATGACCCTCAGCTAAAAACTGATCAACATGTTTAGGAGCAGATCCACCAGCACCTGTCTCATAAAGACCACCACCAGCTAATAATGGAACGATTGACAACATTTTAGCAGATGTTCCAAGTTCTAAAATTGGGTACATATCAGTTAAGTGGTCACGTAAAACATTACCAGTAACAGCGATAGTATTTTTCCCCTCTCTTACTCTAGCATTTGTAAATCTAGTTGCAGCAGTTACATCCATGATTTGAATATCTAGACCATCTGTATTAAGATCTTTAAGATAAGTATTTACTTTTTTAATCATCTGTGCATCGTGTGCTCTATTTTCATCTAACCAAAAAATTACAGGAACTTTCTCTATTTGACCACGCTCTACAGCTAAACGAACCCAGTCTTTGATTGGGATGTCTTTTGCTCGAGACATTCTCCAAATATCACCAGCTTCACAATCAAATGACATTAATTGAGTTCCATCTTCAGTAGTAACTGTGACTTTACCGCTTTCACTTAATTCAAATGTAGTTGGATGAGAACCATATTCTTC is a window of uncultured Sulfurimonas sp. DNA encoding:
- a CDS encoding malate dehydrogenase; amino-acid sequence: MVGRKVGIVGAGFVGATAAYSLTMTGRCHEVILYDINSDLAIGKAMDIGQSTSYSPRGTIVTAAVDASELKDCDIVVITAGVPRKSEMTRADLLMINAKIMKDVVTNVMKYSPDAIILCVSNPLDIMTYVAHQMTGWDRRRIIGMAGALDGARMAYEMHKIVGYGSGQTRAMLIGDHGQHMIPLPQISAVGGVPLDQIVTKKDMEDIIARTKDGGAEIVKRLGTSAYYAPGRAIAVMVEAMLDDSQIVMPSSVLLDGEYGYKDVCVGVPVVLGSNGVEKIIELNLEEDTKAKFKISVDSIRDGINILKENNFFV
- a CDS encoding malate dehydrogenase, with product MRGKRVGIVGVGNVGSSVAYSLAMSGSCHEVILRANDVDKARGKALDLSQAAQAARKHTVITVAETLEDVKDCDVVVITAGSPRLPGMSRDDLLIKNATIMKDVMSVIKVSSPNAVIIPVSNPLDVMVYVALKETGWDRSRVLGMAGILDSARMAHFVYEKLGYGAGQIRCSVMGGHGDDMVPLPRFSTVAGVPLTDLLTWDDINEIVEKTKKGGAEIVGLLKDGSAYYAPAKCTALMVEAVLTDMKQIYPCAVMLNGEYGYSDVVSGVPVMIGAKGAEKVIEANLNDDQDRKFAKSVGSVKELIQALYTNNFYTK